A section of the Mangifera indica cultivar Alphonso chromosome 12, CATAS_Mindica_2.1, whole genome shotgun sequence genome encodes:
- the LOC123192147 gene encoding cysteine proteinase inhibitor 1-like: protein MKQSCPYLLLCVLLLLPLLAAADAFRTGPLVGGWRPIKDLRDQHVVEIGRFAVSEYNKQWKTQLKFQQVVKGETQVVSGTNYRLVVAAKDGSRTNHYEAVVWEKPWENLKNLASFKPV, encoded by the coding sequence ATGAAACAATCTTGCCCTTATCTTCTCCTCTGCGTCCTGCTGCTCCTCCCTCTCCTGGCGGCTGCCGACGCCTTCCGTACAGGCCCTCTGGTGGGTGGATGGAGGCCAATAAAGGACCTCAGGGACCAGCACGTGGTGGAGATCGGCCGGTTCGCAGTGAGCGAGTACAACAAACAGTGGAAGACCCAGTTGAAGTTCCAGCAGGTAGTGAAGGGAGAGACGCAGGTGGTTTCCGGAACGAATTATCGGCTGGTCGTGGCGGCGAAAGACGGGAGTCGGACTAACCATTACGAGGCTGTCGTGTGGGAGAAGCCGTGGGAGAACTTGAAGAACCTCGCTTCTTTTAAGCCTGTTTAG
- the LOC123230289 gene encoding cytochrome b561 and DOMON domain-containing protein At5g47530-like, with protein sequence MAEKLKIVLFVSVFSVSVIISSSFAQQACNKYSFSDNREYSSCIDLPVLNSFIHYNYESSSGKLEVAFRKTGMDSSGWIAWAINPAATGMVDSQALVAYQQADGKMKAYTSPVTEYKTSLEEGKLSFEVSDLEAKLEKNEMTIFATMAVGKGNTTVNQVWQEGPVSDGVPQMHSTSGGNVQSMGKLNLLSGTASSSGGGDSKTKQRNIHGILNAVSWGIMMPCGAFFARYLKVFKSSLGPLWFSLHVGCQLSAYIIGVAGWGTGLKLGAESPGIEYSTHRKIGIALFCLGTLQAFALLLRPKPDHKYRIFWNIYHHTCGYTALILSVVNVFKGFEILKPGDAWKQAYIGIIIALGAIAVMLEAFTWFIVIKRKEGRAY encoded by the exons ATGGCGGAAAAGTTGAAGATTGTGTTATTTGTCTCAGTTTTTTCAGTGTCTGTTATCATATCATCTTCCTTTGCTCAGCAAGCTTGTAACAAATATTCCTTTTCTGATAATCGTGAATATTCCTCCTGTATTGATCTACCTGTGTTGAACTCTTTTATCCATTACAACTATGAATCTTCATCGGGGAAGCTTGAAGTGGCGTTCAGGAAGACGGGGATGGATTCTTCTGGTTGGATAGCTTGGGCCATTAACCCTGCAGCAACCGGCATGGTTGATTCTCAGGCTCTGGTGGCTTACCAACAAGCCGATGGAAAAATGAAGGCTTATACTTCGCCTGTTACTGAATATAAAACGAGTTTGGAAGAAGGGAAGCTGAGTTTCGAGGTGTCAGATTTGGAGGCAAAGCTTGAGAAGAATGAGATGACTATTTTTGCTACAATGGCGGTTGGGAAAGGCAATACGACAGTGAATCAAGTTTGGCAGGAGGGTCCTGTTTCTGATGGAGTTCCGCAAATGCATAGTACTAGTGGTGGAAATGTTCAAAGCATGGGGAAATTGAATCTTCTTTCTGGTACTGCTTCATCTTCTGGCGGTGGAGACTCCAAAACAAAACAGCGTAAT ATTCATGGGATTCTGAACGCGGTTAGTTGGGGTATTATGATGCCATGTGGGGCTTTTTTTGCAAGGTACTTGAAGGTGTTTAAATCTTCTTTAGGGCCACTCTGGTTTAGCCTCCATGTTGGTTGCCAATTATCAGCATATATTATCGGTGTTGCCGGATGGGGAACAGGTCTCAAGCTCGGAGCTGAATCCCCTGGAATTGAATATTCAACCCATAGGAAAATTGGCATAGCCCTCTTCTGTCTTGGAACACTTCAG GCTTTTGCATTGCTTCTAAGGCCAAAACCAGATCACAAATACAGGATTTTCTGGAATATCTATCACCACACATGCGGATACACAGCCTTAATTCTGAGTGTTGTTAACGTGTTCAAAGGATTCGAAATCCTGAAACCGGGGGATGCCTGGAAGCAAGCTTACATTGGGATTATCATAGCTTTGGGTGCCATAGCTGTGATGTTGGAAGCTTTTACTTGGTTTATAGTGATCAAGAGGAAAGAGGGGAGAGCATACTGA
- the LOC123193602 gene encoding U-box domain-containing protein 4-like: protein MVSLEDSHSTSSRRFPLRQNFYSPSSFSSFKIHRSPARSMRTIRSNLYQHENSCSFTTVPDHSSYLSENLTDSVIDMRLGELATKLLDAKSGKSNPSEEDFLNVSQAFSDFSVCSSDISGELQRLASLPSPENNPSQPSDENRQGKLEPEPEPCLGFLQRESFSTEIIESISPEDLQPTVKLCINGLQSSSIAVKRSAAAKLRLLAKNRSDNRVLIGESGAIPALIPLLKCSDPLTQEHAVTALLNLSLHENNKSLITDAGAIKSLVYVLKTGTETSKQNAACALLSLALIEENKSSIGACGAIPPLVSLLISGSNRGKKDSLTTLYKLCSLKQNKERAVSAGAVRPLVAILVGQGEGMAEKAMVVLSLLAGIAEGRDAIVDANGIAALVEAIEDGSVKGKEFAVLTLLQLCAESVRNRGLLVREGGIPPLVALSQTGSVRAKHKAETLLGHLREPRQEASSSSP from the exons ATGGTTTCGTTGGAAGATTCTCATTCAACTTCAAGTCGCCGGTTTCCTTTGAGGCAAAATTTTTACTCTCCGTCTTCGTTTTCGAGCTTCAAAATCCACCGAAGCCCCGCCCGATCCATGCGTACGATTCGTTCGAACCTGTACCAACACGAGAACAGTTGCTCCTTTACTACAGTTCCCGATCACTCGAGCTACTTGTCAGAGAATCTGACAGATTCGGTTATCGACATGAGACTCGGCGAGCTTGCCACCAAACTGCTAGACGCCAAATCGGGCAAGTCCAACCCATCAGAAGAGGATTTCTTGAATGTCTCACAAGCTTTCAGCGATTTCTCGGTCTGTAGCAGCGACATATCGGGAGAGTTGCAGCGCCTCGCGAGCTTACCATCACCTGAAAACAATCCATCTCAACCCAGTGACGAAAACCGTCAAGGCAAGCTGGAACCGGAGCCGGAGCCGTGTTTGGGGTTCCTCCAAAGGGAAAGCTTCTCAACCGAAATAATTGAAAGCATTTCGCCGGAAGATCTTCAACCGACGGTTAAGCTCTGCATCAATGGTCTTCAATCTTCATCTATCGCCGTCAAGCGATCAGCCGCAGCAAAACTGAGACTTTTAGCAAAAAATCGGTCCGATAATCGGGTACTTATCGGTGAATCGGGTGCCATACCGGCCTTAATTCCTCTTCTCAAATGTAGCGATCCATTGACTCAAGAACATGCAGTAACAGCTTTATTAAACCTCTCTTTGCACGAGAATAACAAATCCCTTATCACAGACGCGGGGGCGATAAAGTCTTTAGTCTATGTTCTCAAAACCGGTACTGAAACTTCGAAGCAAAATGCAGCCTGTGCTTTGCTGAGTCTGGCTCTGATAGAAGAGAATAAAAGTTCAATAGGCGCGTGTGGGGCAATTCCACCATTAGTTTCATTGCTAATAAGCGGTTCAAACAGAGGGAAAAAAGATTCTTTAACGACATTGTATAAGCTTTGTTCGTTGAAGCAGAACAAGGAGAGGGCGGTAAGCGCTGGGGCGGTGAGGCCTTTGGTAGCGATTTTGGTGGGGCAAGGTGAGGGAATGGCGGAGAAAGCCATGGTGGTGTTGAGCTTGTTGGCGGGGATCGCGGAGGGGAGAGACGCCATTGTTGATGCAAATGGAATTGCTGCTCTTGTTGAGGCAATTGAAGATGGGAGTGTCAAGGGGAAGGAGTTTGCAGTGCTGACTTTGTTGCAGCTCTGTGCTGAGAGTGTGAGGAATAGAGGGTTGCTGGTTAGAGAAGGAGGGATTCCTCCGCTTGTAGCACTTTCGCAAACGGGGAGTGTAAGAGCTAAGCATAAG GCTGAAACACTTCTGGGGCATCTGAGAGAGCCAAGACAGGAGGCTTCATCGTCGAGTCCATAG